CAACCGTGCCATGAGTTCCGGGATGCTGCTCGCCTTGAGCTTCGAGCAGTTTCAGCAACCCAACACCGTGACCACAGTTCTGGAAAACCTCTACCTTCCATCTGCCGTGGTACCGATCCTCGAACGGGGACGCCAAGCGGGCGTGTTCAGCGATGATGCACCGACGATCGAGGCTGCAATCATGCTGACCAACAACGTCCTGTTTCGATGCCTGACGCGGCCGACCGAAACGGCGATCGACGTTGTCGACGGCGTTCTCCGACTGCTCATGCCCGGCATCGCAACTAGGACCCCATAAGGGTGCCGCACCACCGCGCCCATGCTTGCGGCGTGGCGAGGTGAGTGTGACCGAAATCGATCCCATGCACTGGGATCGATTGGCACGACTGTCGCAGCACCTGCTCGACGACATCGAAGTGGGATCCGGAGACGACGGCACCTGGTATGTGAGTCGCGATATCGAGGCCGCGTTGCTTCGACGCACGGTCCGAGGATCCGAGCCACAGATAGTTGTCGGTGGAGCCGGGCACGGAAAATCGACACTGCTGTGGTCGCTCCACCGAGCGCTACAGGAGCAGGGGCTCCATCCGTTACTGGTCTCTGCCACCTGGCTCCATCCCGGCGACGACGGCATTCGTACAGCCTCGACCGCCGAGATCATCGCCGCCGTAACCGGTCGACCGGGCGCAGTACTGCTGCTCGACACCGCGGACCTGATGCTGCACAGCCGCTCTGCTCGCCACGACATCATCGACCTGGTCACTGTGCTCGCTCGGACGGCAGTCCCCGTAGTTCTGACGACCAGGCCGCTCGAAGGTCAAAGCCTTCCCACGAACCTGGGGCACAAGATCACCCTCGGGCCGTTCTCCTCGAACTCCGAACTTCCGACCGCAATCGAGGCATTGACCGTCGAGTTCATCGCCGACGACTCGGTGATGCCACCGAATCCGGTGACGGCGATCCAGTCCGCCCTGGCCCGCGGCGCTCTCGTCGACGACGTGTGCACCAGCCCCTTGCTGCTCAGACTTCTCTTCTCACTGTCGGCACCACATTTTCCTCAGCTCGAACTCGACGTCACCGGTCTCTACAACCTGTTCTGGTCTCGGCGCATCGTCAGCGATCACCGCTCCGGACCGGAGGTACCGGCTGAGGACACTGATGACCTTTCGGCCAGTGCCGGGTTTCTGGCGATTGCCATGCTCGCGTTGGGAACACCCGAACCACCCGTCGACGTCGTCGTTCGACGCGCGGCGCAGGTCGCGGCATCGGCGGACCATACATACGACGACGTGGTCCTGCGCAGACACGTACGGGCACTGACCCGGCGCGGCGTACTGGTCACAACCGACAATCGTGCCCGGTTTCTCCATCAAACGTTCTTCGAGTTCGCCGCCGCCAAGGGGCTTGCCAACAGGGGGGCCGAGGATGAACTGCCGCGATTGATCGCTCGTGTTGCACAGACGCCCGACGATCTGTTCGTCGGTGCCGTGGTGGAACAAACCTTGATCATCCTGGGAGCAGATCTACTGGCCAGACCCGCTGTCCGCGCGAGCTGTCAGACCCTCATCCGCACCGGGCTCCCGTATCCCATCTCGATTGCCATGACCGCGTGGGCGCATCATCCTGCGATACTCGAGCTCACCACCGACATGTTCGCTGCGGTCGCCGATGACCGGCTGCGTCGATACCTGACGACGCTGCCCTTGCTGGATTCACGGCAATTCGCCGAGCGTGCACGAGATTTCGGCAACCGGCTCGACATCGTTCCCAGGGGAACAGGAACAGGTACTTTTCACGAAATACTGTCGCCTCACGACAGCTCGGTTCACCCGTCGGATTCCCGGGAGCCTGACGAACTCACCATGTACCAAGAGCGCCTCGTTCGCGCTCTGCACCGCGTGGAGGCACGGCGGCGTGATCTCGAACGTGCGACGGACGAGGCCTACCGTGCGATTCGACGCGCCGCCGGCAGCAAGGACGACGATCATCTCGGCCGTATCTTGTTCAGCATTTCCCGATCTGCGTTCTATCGGCTGAAAGCCGGTTCGAGTTGGAGTGCACCCGGAAGAAAGCTCTGCGCCGACATCGATGCCCACGGGGACACCATCGGTGAGCGCTTCGACCTCACACGTTTGCACGACGCCTATGTGGCCGCGGCTCAGGCGGCGGACGATGCCCGCCATGCCAGGGACGGGCATGGCGGATCCGCAGGTCGATGATGTTCGTCGCCAGTTCCGAGTTTCTCGAGAAGTCGAACAAGCACGCCACACGATCGAATTACCCCGTTCCCCAACGTGATTCCCGTCCACCGCCCGGCCGGCGGTGGACATGATCGAAAGGTCAGGCCATGAACCAGGCAGATCGGCACGACCCGACACGCACAGCTCTTCGGCTCGTCCAGTCCATCGCACTCTCGGTACCCGCGTATCGCCGTCTGCTCGCCGAGCACGGAATCGAGATCGACGCGATCGCAACGATGACCGACCTCGCTCGATTGCCGACCACCTCGAAGGACACCTACCGAAGAACCAACATCCTCTCCGATCTGCAGGCCGGCGGACCCGAAGAAGTCGAGACCATCGCGAGCAGCGCAGGGTCGTCGGGAACCCCGACCTTCTGGTCACGCGGACAGCGGAGCACCGATCACGGAGCAGCGATGTTCGGGCACGTGCTGCGGGAATGCGCCGACACCGAGCACAGAACGACCCTCGCACTCGTGACGTTTCCACTCGGTCCGTACATCGGAGGTGCCTTCATGTACGCCATGTTGCTCGAACTCCGAAAGCGAGGCCATCGGCTCTCGATAGCGACCCCCGGTATGGATCCCGACGTCATTGCCGAAGTGGTGTCCGAGGCCGCAGACGGATATCAGCAGATCGTGATCTTCGCGTACCCCCCGATCGCCCGGGACCTGCTCGACACCCATGGAGAGCTGCTTCGACGGCACGACGTGGTGGTCATCGTCGGGGGTGAACCCGTCAGCGAGGCGTGGCGATCCCTCGTCCACGGCATGCTCGGCGACCCCGACGGAGACCGCGTACGTGTGGTCTACGGGGCAACCGACGTTGGATTCGTCGGCTATGAAACGGCAGCCACGACTGCCATACGTTCGGCGGCAGCAGAGGATTCGGCCTTGAACGGCGCGATATTCGGCACCGAGTACGCCGATGAAGATGTCGTGCAACAACCCGCATTCGTGCAGTATCGACCCGAGTTCACCTACATCGAAGTCGACCCCGACGGGTACTTACTCTTCACCGTGGGTGGAGTGCTGCCACTGGTTCGCTACCGCGTGAACGACAGGGGCCACACGCTCGTCGGTAACGAAGTCCGCGACCGCCTCGCCGATGCCGGGTATTCCGCTCTCGCTGAAGACATCGACCCGAATGCTCACTACCTGCTGGTGTTCGGCCGAACCGACGTCGCCGCCATCTACAGTGCCGTCAACATCTATCCCGACTACTTCCGACCGGCCGTCGAACACATCTCTCTGGCAACACGATTGACGGGACGGTTCATCGCTCGCTGCGAGACCGACAGCCACCAGCGCCAGACATTGACGCTCGACGCCGAGCTTCGGCCCACAATGGAATCCGATCCCGATACTGCCGAACAACTCCGGCAGCTGTCCATCGCCAGCCTGCGGCAATTGAGCGCGGAATACCGCATCGTGCACGACCAGAAGGGTCACGACGCAGAACCCGTCGTACGCCTGCGCCCGTTCCGCTCCGCCGGCTTCGTCACCGGAGGAAAGCAGAAGTCGATCGACTAGCAACCGTCAGCCATCTCGGTTCTCGTCTACCCATTCCGGATGCTCGCGCCGGGCCCACTCTCGCGTGACGACTCCCTCGGTCATCCCGCGCATGGCCTCGGTGTCTTTCCACGCGTACGTGATGTGCCCGACCACCAGCAGGCCGAATCCCAGTGCGAACCAATCGTGTACGAAGGTCGCGCCGATTCGCCAGTTCAGCGGGCTCCAGTTCTGGAAGTACATCACCGCACCGGTCAGCAGCAGCACGAGAATCGACCCACCGCTGAGCGCGCCGTTCAGCTTCTGGCCGGCGTTGAACTTACCGACCCCCACCGCGCCGAGGCGACGAGCCTTGGAACGCAACCACTTCCAGTCGTCGTCGACGAATCTGTTGAGACGCTCCAGGTCCCGTCGGTAGCCACTGGATATCGCACCGGCGATCAACGGAACCGGAAGGAGGAAGCCCGACCACACGTGCACGAACTCCACGATCGGGCGGTGCCCCACCAGCACTGCGAGCGACCCGATGTACAGGATCGCAGCGGTGACGATGCAGACGATCACCAGAATCCCGACGGCCCAGTGCACGTATCGTTCGACCCGTCCGAATCTGGCGAGCTCAGCCCGTGGGGTCATCACGACGCCCGTTCGATTCGCCGACGTATGCGTCGATGTCGTATCCGCGATTCTCCCAGTAGCCCGGCACCACGTTGTCGGTGAGCTCGATGCCGCCGAGCCATTTGATGCTCTTGTAGCCGTACATCGAGGCCACGAACAGCCGAACAGGCCCGCCGTGGTCGTGGGTCACCGGAGCGTCCAACATCGTCAGCGCAATCAGGACATCGTCGCGACGTGCCTGCTCGAGCGTCAGACTCTCCGTGTAGGTCCCGTCGAACGAGGTGAAGCGAAGCGAGTTCGCCGACGCGGTGGGTCCGACGGCATCGAGAATATCGGCCAATCGCACTCCGCTCCAGGCAACTTCGGGTACTCGCCATCCCGTGACGCATTGAAAGTCACGCACCAACGACGTCTGCGGCATCGAACGTAGGTCCTGCAGAGTGAACGTGCGCGGTGCGTCGACGGAACCGCCCACCGTCAGGGCGTAGGAATTCTCGTCCTTACGCGGCGCGCCCTGCGTCACCGAGTAGAACCGGAAATTGTTCCCGACGGGAATCAGCCCGATCAATCCCGTTGGATCGTGATTGCCGAGTGGGCCGAGAACGGACGCCAACCCCTTCTGGATCGCCCCGCCGCCCACGATGCCCGCGGCACCGGCTGCCAACAGGCCGAGCACGACTCGGCGACCCACGGGACTACCCGGGATCTCTCGCTCGTCGATCGGCATCCCTCCACTGTCCACGCTCGACGCCGATCCGTCACCTGGCACCGCTCGAAGTCTGGATGTTCGACGCCGGAAGTCCTACCGTGAAGACATGGCACTGTCGAAGGCAGAACGCGAAGAATTTCTGGCCGAGTCTCGGATCGCCGCCTTGTCCGTCGCTGCGGGTCCCGATCGGGGGCCGCTCACCGTCCCCATCTGGTACGACTACACCCCGGGCGGTGACGCGTGGGTCCTCACCGGCAGGACGTCGAAGAAGGCCCAATTGATCAGGGCTGCAGGTCGATTCACTCTCATGGTCGAGCAGTCGAATCCGACGATCAAATACGTGTCCGTCGATGGGCCGGTCGTACGCGAAGAGCCCAACACGCCGGAGCTTCTGCGCGCCATGGCAGCGCGCTACCTACCCCCGGAGAAGGTCGACGGCTACCTCGAGATGGCGAACAGCGAACACGAAGAAAACGTGGTGTTCTACCTGCAACCGGAGCATTGGCTGTCGGCCGATCTCGGGGCCATCTGACCGCGTCGATCACCGTGTGAACGGCGGTCCGTATCCCGGAGGAGGACTGTTGTAGGTCGGCGCGACGGGGTTGTTCCTCTTCGGACCTATTACCGCATCGATACCGACGGCAATCCAGGCCGGCACCGCGATACTCACCAACAGCACAACATCGAGAACCGCGGGCGTCGCTCGAGAATTGAATGCGTCCAACATCAACCAGTGGGCGAAAAGCTGAAATACCGACCCCACCACTGCGGAAATCGCGACCACCACCAAGGTCACCAGTGAGCGGCGTCGGACCAGAACCCACGCAAGTACGGCAGGCACCATCACGATGATGGACAGAAACGCCGCATAGACCACGTAGTCGCTGATGCCGAAGTAGACCGGCCCCAACTCCGCAATCACCGAAATCAAGACCGAAATGCTCAACGCAGCAACGGCAACGATGCGTCGGACCGGAGCAACTGGCTGAAGCACACAGAACACGGCCAACGCGAGAGACGGAATCGTATTCGCTGCGAGAAGGTGGAGGGACGTGCTGCCGAGAGGCCCCATCGCGAGTCGCAAACCGAGACCGATCACGCACCCCACGACGAGTATCACGATCGACACGACGCTCGGCCGCGGTGACATCCGAGGCTGAGGACGCGGTGGCTGCGGCGGATACGCAACCGGTGGTGGCTGATAGCCGTAGTTGCCTGGACCGTGCATGAGTCCGTCCTTCCGTGGGTAGTGGAGGCCGGGCAGTCACCCCCCGGTTGCCTGCGATGAACCATAACGAACCACGTGGTATTTCGCGAAAGTACGGACTCGCTGCAACTACGCGGAGAGGTACCCGGTGACGCACCCGACGCGACGCCGAACTCGAAGTTATGGACGAATACTGAGCGATTTTCATCCATAACTTCGAGCTCGGCGGAGGATGTGCCCATGTTCGGACGACTGATCACAGCACTGTTGGTTATCGCGGGTAGCGCGGTGTTCGCGCTGGGTACACCGGGAACTGCATTCGCTTGTGGCTGCGCCGTGCCGATGAGCATGCAGAAGACGTCGGCCGTCTTCGAAAGCGTTGCGGGCTCAGGAGCCGTGTTCCTCGGAACCCCGACCTCCAAGACCACGGGCAGTGACGCCCAGGGCTACATCGTCGATTTCGACGTCGCCGGAGTACTCGACGGGCAAGTCCAGGCCATCACCACGGTGTCCACCGCTACCGAGACGACCGCGTGCGGTGCCGGGTTCACTGTGGGAACCGAGTATCTCGTCGTCGCATCGTCGCAAAACACGAACGGGGCCACCTGGTCTGCGGCGTCGTGCGGTGGCACCAGTCTCGCCAGCGATCGCGTCTCGGTGGAGTCCGCGGTGTCGGTGTTCGGGCAACCTCGCCCGATCATCGAGCCCCCGCCACTGGAAGTTGTAGCAGCCGAACAGAGTCCAGATCACACGAACTACGTTCCCTGGGTGGTCGGCCTCATCGCTGCGGCCGCAGCCGCTGCACTGGCAGTGCTGCTCCGACGCAGTAGTGCGAACAGGAGCCCCTGAGGGCACTCAACCGCACCACTGCGCCGGAGGCGCACTACTTCAGGACGATGTTGACCATTCGACCCGGGATCACGATTATCTTGGTCGGGGCCTTGCCGTCGAGCAAGGCCGCGATTTTCTCGTCCGCAAGAGCCGTCTTCTCGACGTCGTCCTTCGTTGCATCGGCAGAGACGGTGATGCGGCTGCGTACCTTGCCGTTGACCTGGATGGGGTAGTCGACGGTATCGGCGACGAGCCACTTCTTCTCCACGCGCGGGAACGGCCCGTGCGCCAACGACTTCTCGTGACCGAGCTTGCCCCACAGCTCCTCCGACAGGTGCGGAGCCAAAGGAGCCAGCATCAGGATCAGCGGCTCGACGACCCCGCGCGGGGCACCGTCGGGGTAGGCCTTGGTGATGTGGTTGGTCAGCTCGATCAACTTGGCACCGGCCGTATTGTCGCGCAGCGCAGCGTAATCCGCGTGCACGCCGTCGATCACTCGGTTGAGCACTCGCAGCGTGTCCTCGGTGGGCTTGGCATCGGTGACGCGGACCTCGCCGGTCACCTCGTCGAGCACCAGTCGCCAGACGCGCTGCAAGAACCGCTGCGCGCCGACGACGTCCTTGGTCGCCCACGGCCGGGAGGTGTCCAGCGGGCCCATCGACATCTCGTAGAACCGCAGGGTGTCGGCACCGTACTCGGCGAAGATCTCGTCGGGGGAGACCGAGTTCTTCAGTGACTTACCCATTTTCCCGTACTCACGGTTGACGGGCTGGTCCTGGTAGAAGTAACCGCCGTCGCGTTCGATCACCTCGGCCGCGGGCACGTAGACCCCACGCGCGTCGGTGTAGGCGTAGGCCTGGATGTAGCCCTGGTTGTACAACCGGCGGTACGGCTCGCTCGAGCTGACGTGACCCAGATCGAACAACACCTTGTGCCAGAAGCGCGAGTACAGCAGGTGCAACACCGCATGCTCGACGCCACCCACGTAGAGATCGACCCCACCCGGATCGTTGGGTCCGTGGATCTCCGGACGCGGTCCGACCCAGTACTTTTCGTTCTCCGGGTCCGCGAAGGCCTCGGAGTTGGTGGGGTCGACGTAGCGCAGCTGGTACCAGGAGCTGCCGGCCCACTGCGGCATGACGTTGGTATCACGGGTGTAGGTCTGCAGTCCGTCGCCCAGATCGAGCTCGACGTTGACCCACCCGTCGGCCTTGGCCAGTGGTGGGGACGGCTCGGAGCTGGCGTCGTTCGGATCGAACGACACCGGGGCGTAGTTCTCGATCTCCGGAAGTTCCACCGGCAGAGCGGAATCCGGCAAGCCGTGCGGGTTGCCCTCGGCGTCCCAGACGATCGGGAAGGGCTCACCCCAGTACCGCTGGCGCGCGAACAGCCAGTCGCGCAGCTTGTACTGAATCGTGCCGCGGCCGGTGCCGTCCGCTTCCAGGCGTGCGATGACGGCGGCCTTGGCCTCGTCGACCGGCAGGCCGTCGAGGAAGTCCGAGTTCACCAGCGCACCGTCGCCGACGTACGCTGCCTCGGTGACGTCGCCGCCCGAAATGACCTCTCGCACAGGCAGACCGAAAGTTGTCGCAAATTCCCAGTCACGGGCGTCGTGGCCGGGTACGGCCATGATCGCACCGGTGCCGTAGCCCGTCAGCACGTAGTCGGCGATGAACACCGGCACCTGCTCACCGTTCACCGGGTTCGTCGCGTAGGCGCCGATGAAGACGCCGGTCTTCTCCTTGTTCTCCTGCCGCTCCAGATCGGACTTGGCGGCGATCGACGCCCGGTATGCCGCAACGGCTTCCGCGGGAGTCGCGGCACCGCCGGTCCACTTGTCGGAGACGTCCGCCGGCCACTCGGGAGCGATCAGCCCGTCGACCAGATCGTGCTCGGGCGCGAGCACCACGTAGCTCGCGCCGAACAGAGTGTCGGGGCGAGTGGTGAACACCTCGATGCCGGAGAACGAGACCTGCGCTCCGCGGGAGCGTCCGATCCAGTTGCGCTGCATCGTCTTGACCTTCTCGGGCCAATCCAGGTACTCGAGGTCGTCGACCAGGCGGTCGGAGTATGCCGTGATGCGCATCATCCACTGCCGCAAGTTCTTCCGGAAGACCGGGAAGTTACCGCGATCGCTGCGGCCGTCGGCGGTGACCTCTTCGTTGGCCAGCACCGTACCCAGGCCGGGGCACCAATTGACCATCGAGTTGGACTCGTACACCAGACGGAAGCCGTCGATCACCTCACGGCGCTCGCCGACGGTCAGCGACTCCCAGGAGCGGCCGTCGTCCAAAGTCCGCTCACCCGAGGCGAAGGCCGCCTCCAGTTCCGCGATGGGCCGCGCTTTGCCGAGGTCCGTGTCGAACCACGAGTTGAAGATCTGCAGAAAGATCCACTGCGTCCAGTGGTAGAAGTCGACGTCCGTCGTCGCCAGGGACCGTCGACGATCGTGCCCGAGGCCCAGACGTCGCAACTGGCGTCGCATGTTGACGATGTTGTCCTCGGTGGTGCTGCGCGGGTGCGTGCCGGTCTGCACGGCGTACTGCTCGGCGGGCAGACCGAACGCGTCGTACCCCAGCGCGTGCAGCACGTTGCGGCCCTGCATGCGGTGGTAGCGCGCGAAGACGTCGGTGGCGATGTAACCGAGGGGATGGCCGACGTGCAGGCCGCTGCCCGACGGATACGGGAACATGTCCTGGACGAACAGCTTGTCTTTCGGGACGTCTCCGGCGAGCGTGCCGACCGGGTTGGGCGCGTCGAAGGTGCCCTGGGTCTCCCACAGGTCCTGCCACTGCTCCTCGATCTGCCCGGCGAGCTCCGCGGTATAGCGGTGTTCGGGAACGGACTCGGTGGATGCGTCAACGGAATCGGTCACGTCGACCAGCCTAAAGTGTGACGCGGCCCGCCTGGTACCAGGACCTCGCTGCGCCGTATCCTGGCGAGGTGGTCATCGTCTCGGTTGTGTTGTTCGTGCTCGCCCTCGTCGTCGGCGCTGTCGCTGCGCTGTCGTTGCTGGGTCGGCTCCCGCGTAACCGTTTCGCCGGTGTTCGCACCACCGAGGCCATGCGCGACGACGAGACGTTCGTTCTCGCCAATCGCGTCGCCGGGCCGACCACCGCGGCATCGGCTCTGGTGCTGGCCCTGGGCGCAGTGGCCGCGGTTGCGTTGAGCGGAGTATCGGCCGTCGTCGCAGTCGTCGTTGCCCTCGTGGCCGCACTGTTCATCGCTGCGGCCGGCGGATCCATCGGGGCCCGCGCCGCAGCGGCCGTCCCGCCACCCGCCGAGGCGGACGGATGCGGAAGCTCGTGCATCTCGTGCAGCCTCAAGGATGCCTGCCAGCCGAGCTGAGCAGATGAAAACGGGAGCTGCGCGCACGTTCGACCCCGCTGGAGTGGTCTTCGGTGTTCTCGGACCACTCGCCGTCGCTGCCCTGGTCCTCGTCCTGGCCTACCTGTGGCAGGGCCGACTACCGGACCAGGTCGCCACACACTTCAGCGGCACCGAACCGGACGACCTCGCCGATCCACTCTCCAATGCCTGGACGCTGGCCGTCGTGATCGTGCTGGTGGGGGGCGGGTGCAGCGCCGTCGCGTCGCTGGCTCGGGTGCTGCTGATCATGCGCCGAACGATGCTCGTCATCGGACTCACCGTCGTCGGCATGATCGGTGTTCTCCAGATTGCGACCCTGACGCGGGAGTTGGACCTCTCGTCCGGCCAGAGCGTCACCATCCCGGGCTGGGCCATCGCGATGGGCACCGTCATCGGATTCGCCGCTGGGCTGTTCGGTGCGTCCAGGCTGCGTGACCACCGCGAACGCGTCGTCGCCACCTCTGCGCCGCATGCCGATCTCCCGCGCTGCAATCCCGAGCTACCTCTGGTGGTCCGCGTCGGTGCCAGCCGCGTCGCCGGGATCACCGTCGTAGTGATCTCTCTGGCCGGAGCCGCGTTGACGTGTTATCTGACCAGCTCGCCGTGGCCGATCTTTCTCTTCGTCCCGCTGACGATTCTGATTCTGTCGCTGCTGCGCTTCACCGTGCACATCGACAGCGACGGGCTCTACGTGTCCAGCCTGGGCATGGCGGCATTCGACTACGACATCGACGAGATCACCGGTGCCTCGGTGCGGACCGTCGATCCGGGTAAGGACTTCGGCGGTTGGGGTCTGCGAGCCAAGGGGCGCGGGAACTACGCCGTCGCTACCGAAGCCGGCCCCGCAGCCTTCGTCACCTTCGCCAACGGTGACCGGCTCACCATCGGTTCCGTCCAGGCCGACACGATCGCAGGCACCCTGAACACCTTGACCGCCCGCACTCGAACCGCAACGGTGAATTAAGTTAGCCGAGTGAAGTTGTTGCGGGATACCGTGCTGGATCCCTTCTTGCTGAGCATCTTCGCAGTGGCGGTACTGGCGAGTCTCTTCCCGGCGACCGGCACGGCCGAGGACGTGCTGGGCTGGGTCACCCGGATCGCCATTGCGCTGCTGTTCCTCATCTACGGTGCGAGGTTGTCGCCTCGAGACGCGTGGGACGGCCTCAAGCACTGGCGGCTGCACTCGGTGATCCTGGCGTCGACCTATCTGCTGTTCCCCGCGCTCGGCCTGGCTCTGCGAATACTCGAACCCGGATTGATCAGCGACGACCTCTACACGGGTGTGCTGTTTCTCTGCCTCGTTCCCTCGACGGTGCAGTCCTCGATTGCCTTCACCTCCATCGCCCGCGGCAACGTCGCCGGCGCCGTGGTGAGCGCGTCGTTCTCCAACATCATCGGGGTGTTCGTCACCCCGCTACTGGTGATCGCATTGATGACCACCGCCGGATCGGTGAGCATCGATCCGGGCTCGATCCTCGACATCGTGCTCCAGCTGTTGCTGCCGTTCGCCGTCGGTCAGTTGATCCGGCCATGGGTGACGGGATGGTTGACGCGGCACAGCGCGCCGACGAAGCTCGTCGACCGGGGCTCCATCCTGTTGGTCGTCTTCGCCGCATTCAGCGAGTCGATGAACCAGCACGTGTGGTCCTCGGTGGCGGTGTGGCGCATCGCCGTCGTGGTCGCGGTGTGCGCTGTGCTGCTCGCCGTCGTGCTGACGATCACCTGGTACGCGGGCACATGGTTCGGCTTTCCCCTCGAGGATCGACTGGTGCTGCTGTTCTGCGGGTCCAAGAAGAGCCTGGCGAGCGGCCTGCCGATGGCCGCGGTGCTGTTCGTCGGACAACCCGTCGGACTGATCGTGTTGCCGTTGTTGCTCTTCCACCAGATCCAGCTGATGGTGTGCACCGTGATCGCTCAGCGATTCGCTCGGCGACCGGAATCGGAACCGAGCCCGGCGGCCTCCGCGGCGGACTAGATTGGGTGTCACTCGAGGCAATGGGGAGAAGACGATGACCAGGAAACTTCACACCGACGGTGTCGTCTCGGCGGCCTACACCGGCCGGCTCGCCACCAATCCTGTTCCCGCACTGCGCCTTCCCGAGGAACAACTCGACCCCGACGCGGCCTACCGCTACATCCACGACGAACTGATGCTCGACGGCAGCTCGCGCCTCAATCTGGCGACGTTCGTCACCACCTGGATGGATCCTCAGGCCGAGAAGCTCATGGCGGAGACCTTCGACAAGAACATGATCGACAAGGACGAATATCCGTCCACCGCAGCCATCGAGGAACGCTGCGTCAACATCGTCGCCGATCTGTTCCATGCCCCCGGACTCGACCGCGAGGACCCGTCGTCGGCCACCGGGGTCTCGACGATCGGATCCAGTGAGGCCGTCATGTTGGCCGGCTTGGCGCTCAAGTGGCGCTGGCGAGCCAAGGGAGCCGGCACCGGCACTCCGAACCTGTTGTTGGGCAGCAATGTTCAGGTGGTGTGGGAGAAATTCTGCCGCTACTTCGACGTGGAGCCCAAGTACCTTCCGGTCGAGCGCGGTCGCTACGTCATCACCCCGGAACAGGTTCGCGACGCGGTGGACGAGAACACCATCGGCGTCGTCGCGATCCTCGGCACCACGTTCACCGGAGAACTCGAACCGGTCCAGGAAATCTGCGCTGCACTCGACGAGATCGCCGACGGCGGCGGGCCGGACGTACCGGTTCATGTCGACGCGGCCAGCGGCGGCTTCGTCGTTCCGTTTCTGTATCCGGAACTCGAATGGGACTTCCGACTGCCCCGCGTCAAGTCGATCAATGCCAGCGGACACAAGTACGGATTGACCTACCCGGGAATAGGATTCGCCGTCTGGCGAACCAAGGAAGACCTCCCCGAAGACCTGGTGTTCCGCGTGAACTACCTCGGCGGCGACATGCCCACCTTCACACTGAACTTCTCCAGGCCGGGCAACCAGGTGATCGGTCAGTACTACAACTTCCTGCGTCTGGGCCGCTCCGGCTACACCGACATCATGAAGGCACTGCGCGACACCGCTGTTCGCGTCAGCCGACACCTCGAGAAGCACCCGGACATCGAGGTGATCACCGACGGATCGGCCATTCCGGTGCTCTCCTTCATGCTGAAGGACCACTGCGACTTCACCGTGTTCGACGTGTCCCACGAGTTACGCGCCCGCGGCTGGCAGGTACCGGCATACACGATGCCC
The nucleotide sequence above comes from Rhodococcoides fascians A25f. Encoded proteins:
- a CDS encoding ATP-binding protein translates to MTEIDPMHWDRLARLSQHLLDDIEVGSGDDGTWYVSRDIEAALLRRTVRGSEPQIVVGGAGHGKSTLLWSLHRALQEQGLHPLLVSATWLHPGDDGIRTASTAEIIAAVTGRPGAVLLLDTADLMLHSRSARHDIIDLVTVLARTAVPVVLTTRPLEGQSLPTNLGHKITLGPFSSNSELPTAIEALTVEFIADDSVMPPNPVTAIQSALARGALVDDVCTSPLLLRLLFSLSAPHFPQLELDVTGLYNLFWSRRIVSDHRSGPEVPAEDTDDLSASAGFLAIAMLALGTPEPPVDVVVRRAAQVAASADHTYDDVVLRRHVRALTRRGVLVTTDNRARFLHQTFFEFAAAKGLANRGAEDELPRLIARVAQTPDDLFVGAVVEQTLIILGADLLARPAVRASCQTLIRTGLPYPISIAMTAWAHHPAILELTTDMFAAVADDRLRRYLTTLPLLDSRQFAERARDFGNRLDIVPRGTGTGTFHEILSPHDSSVHPSDSREPDELTMYQERLVRALHRVEARRRDLERATDEAYRAIRRAAGSKDDDHLGRILFSISRSAFYRLKAGSSWSAPGRKLCADIDAHGDTIGERFDLTRLHDAYVAAAQAADDARHARDGHGGSAGR
- a CDS encoding phenylacetate--CoA ligase family protein, yielding MNQADRHDPTRTALRLVQSIALSVPAYRRLLAEHGIEIDAIATMTDLARLPTTSKDTYRRTNILSDLQAGGPEEVETIASSAGSSGTPTFWSRGQRSTDHGAAMFGHVLRECADTEHRTTLALVTFPLGPYIGGAFMYAMLLELRKRGHRLSIATPGMDPDVIAEVVSEAADGYQQIVIFAYPPIARDLLDTHGELLRRHDVVVIVGGEPVSEAWRSLVHGMLGDPDGDRVRVVYGATDVGFVGYETAATTAIRSAAAEDSALNGAIFGTEYADEDVVQQPAFVQYRPEFTYIEVDPDGYLLFTVGGVLPLVRYRVNDRGHTLVGNEVRDRLADAGYSALAEDIDPNAHYLLVFGRTDVAAIYSAVNIYPDYFRPAVEHISLATRLTGRFIARCETDSHQRQTLTLDAELRPTMESDPDTAEQLRQLSIASLRQLSAEYRIVHDQKGHDAEPVVRLRPFRSAGFVTGGKQKSID
- a CDS encoding cytochrome b/b6 domain-containing protein, which encodes MTPRAELARFGRVERYVHWAVGILVIVCIVTAAILYIGSLAVLVGHRPIVEFVHVWSGFLLPVPLIAGAISSGYRRDLERLNRFVDDDWKWLRSKARRLGAVGVGKFNAGQKLNGALSGGSILVLLLTGAVMYFQNWSPLNWRIGATFVHDWFALGFGLLVVGHITYAWKDTEAMRGMTEGVVTREWARREHPEWVDENRDG
- a CDS encoding molybdopterin-dependent oxidoreductase, which produces MPGDGSASSVDSGGMPIDEREIPGSPVGRRVVLGLLAAGAAGIVGGGAIQKGLASVLGPLGNHDPTGLIGLIPVGNNFRFYSVTQGAPRKDENSYALTVGGSVDAPRTFTLQDLRSMPQTSLVRDFQCVTGWRVPEVAWSGVRLADILDAVGPTASANSLRFTSFDGTYTESLTLEQARRDDVLIALTMLDAPVTHDHGGPVRLFVASMYGYKSIKWLGGIELTDNVVPGYWENRGYDIDAYVGESNGRRDDPTG
- a CDS encoding pyridoxamine 5'-phosphate oxidase family protein, with protein sequence MALSKAEREEFLAESRIAALSVAAGPDRGPLTVPIWYDYTPGGDAWVLTGRTSKKAQLIRAAGRFTLMVEQSNPTIKYVSVDGPVVREEPNTPELLRAMAARYLPPEKVDGYLEMANSEHEENVVFYLQPEHWLSADLGAI